One window of Agromyces rhizosphaerae genomic DNA carries:
- the alaS gene encoding alanine--tRNA ligase: MQTADIRQRWLDFFAQRGHTVVPSASLVSDDPTLMFTVAGMVPFVPYLTGVVPAPFPRATSVQKCIRTNDIEEVGRTPRHGTFFQMNGNFSFGDYFKEGAIGYAWELLTSSESDGGYGFDERDLWVTVYKDDDEAIDLWKKIAGLPDERIQRLDKDTNYWSTGQPGPAGPCSEIFFDRGPAYGVDGGPATDDDRYVEIWNLVFMQYLIEDVRSKTDFRIVGELPKKNIDTGMGLERVAFLKQGVDNMYEIDQVRPVLDAAAELSGRRYGADHEDDVRMRVIADHVRSSLMLMSDGVAPSNEGRGYILRRLLRRSIRAMRLLGVDGPTFGTLFGASRDAMKAAYPEVEHDYGQISQLALGEEETFLRTLSAGTSILDLAVGSTKEAGSTALPGDTAFLLHDTYGFPIELTLEMADEAGLSVDRAAFDTLMAEQRSRAKADAKSKKKALADLSVYADLRAKGETVFTGYTDLTTESTVLGLLVGGRPVAVASAGQTAEVVLAETSLYAEAGGQAADQGLIVGDGYELKVLDVQKPVKGLISHTVEVVSGEVAAGDRATTLVDESYRRGATQAHSGTHVIHAALRQVLGPNAHQSGSFNKAGYLRLDFGWNSALSAETRSEIEEISNNAVRDNLEVVTREMPLAEAKELGAMALFGEKYGDTVRVVDIGGPWSRELCAGTHVRTSAEIGMINLIGESSVGSTNRRVESLVGLDAFRRFAAERALVSELTTNLKTPQDQLVDRVNELVQSLKTAEKRIAQYEARALGDRIPSIAEKAARVGQTRLVAEDLGELGSGDDLRMLATGVREKLGTDAAVVALTAVVKSRPVAIVATNPAAREQGLKAGALAKQMAGVLGGGGGGKDDLAQGGGQDVQAIPAALEAVRRAVA; this comes from the coding sequence ATGCAGACTGCCGACATCCGCCAGCGCTGGCTGGACTTCTTCGCCCAGCGCGGCCACACCGTCGTCCCCTCCGCGTCCCTCGTGAGCGACGACCCGACACTCATGTTCACCGTGGCCGGCATGGTGCCGTTCGTTCCGTACCTCACCGGCGTGGTGCCGGCGCCGTTCCCGCGCGCGACCAGCGTGCAGAAGTGCATCCGCACGAACGACATCGAGGAGGTCGGGCGCACGCCGCGCCACGGCACCTTCTTCCAGATGAACGGCAACTTCTCGTTCGGCGACTATTTCAAGGAAGGCGCGATCGGGTACGCCTGGGAGCTGCTGACCTCGTCGGAGTCCGACGGCGGGTACGGGTTCGACGAGCGCGACCTGTGGGTGACCGTCTACAAGGACGACGACGAGGCCATCGACCTCTGGAAGAAGATCGCCGGCCTGCCCGACGAGCGCATCCAGCGACTCGACAAGGACACGAACTACTGGTCGACCGGCCAGCCGGGCCCGGCTGGCCCCTGCTCGGAGATCTTCTTCGACCGCGGGCCCGCGTACGGCGTCGACGGCGGCCCGGCCACCGACGACGACCGGTACGTCGAGATCTGGAACCTCGTCTTCATGCAGTACCTCATCGAGGACGTGCGGTCGAAGACGGACTTCCGCATCGTCGGCGAGCTGCCGAAGAAGAACATCGACACCGGCATGGGCCTCGAGCGCGTCGCGTTCCTGAAGCAGGGCGTCGACAACATGTACGAGATCGACCAGGTGCGCCCGGTGCTCGATGCCGCCGCGGAGCTCTCCGGCCGCCGGTACGGCGCCGACCACGAGGACGACGTGCGGATGCGCGTGATCGCGGACCACGTGCGCTCCTCGCTCATGCTCATGAGCGATGGCGTCGCGCCGTCGAACGAGGGCCGCGGGTACATCCTGCGGCGCCTGCTGCGCCGGTCGATCCGCGCGATGCGACTGCTCGGCGTCGACGGGCCGACGTTCGGCACGCTGTTCGGCGCGTCGCGCGACGCCATGAAGGCCGCGTACCCCGAGGTCGAGCACGACTACGGGCAGATCTCGCAGCTCGCCCTCGGCGAGGAGGAGACCTTCCTGCGTACGCTCTCCGCCGGCACGTCGATCCTCGACCTCGCGGTCGGCTCGACCAAGGAGGCGGGCAGCACCGCGCTGCCGGGCGACACGGCGTTCCTGCTGCACGACACGTACGGCTTCCCGATCGAGCTCACGCTCGAGATGGCCGACGAGGCGGGCCTGTCCGTCGACCGGGCCGCCTTCGACACCCTGATGGCCGAGCAGCGCTCGCGCGCCAAGGCCGACGCGAAGTCGAAGAAGAAGGCGCTGGCCGACCTCTCCGTGTACGCCGACCTGCGCGCCAAGGGTGAGACCGTCTTCACGGGCTACACCGACCTCACGACCGAGTCGACCGTGCTCGGGCTGCTCGTCGGCGGCCGGCCGGTCGCGGTCGCGAGCGCGGGGCAGACCGCCGAGGTCGTGCTCGCCGAGACGTCGCTCTACGCCGAGGCGGGCGGCCAGGCGGCCGACCAGGGCCTGATCGTCGGCGACGGTTACGAGCTGAAGGTGCTCGACGTGCAGAAGCCCGTGAAGGGCCTGATCAGCCACACGGTCGAGGTCGTGAGCGGCGAGGTCGCCGCGGGCGATCGCGCCACCACGCTGGTCGACGAGTCGTACCGCCGCGGCGCCACGCAGGCGCACTCGGGCACGCACGTCATCCACGCCGCCCTGCGCCAGGTGCTGGGCCCGAACGCGCACCAGTCGGGTTCGTTCAACAAGGCCGGGTACCTGCGCCTCGACTTCGGCTGGAACAGCGCGCTGTCGGCCGAGACCCGCAGCGAGATCGAGGAGATCTCGAACAACGCCGTGCGCGACAACCTCGAGGTCGTCACCCGAGAGATGCCGCTCGCCGAGGCCAAGGAGCTCGGCGCGATGGCGCTGTTCGGCGAGAAGTACGGCGACACCGTGCGCGTCGTCGACATCGGCGGCCCGTGGTCGCGCGAGCTCTGCGCGGGCACGCACGTGCGCACGAGCGCCGAGATCGGCATGATCAACCTGATCGGCGAGTCGTCGGTGGGCTCGACCAACCGGCGCGTCGAGTCGCTGGTCGGCCTCGACGCGTTCCGCCGGTTCGCCGCGGAGCGCGCGCTCGTGTCCGAGCTCACGACCAACCTCAAGACCCCGCAGGACCAGCTGGTCGACCGGGTCAACGAGCTCGTGCAGTCGCTGAAGACGGCCGAGAAGCGCATCGCACAGTACGAGGCGCGGGCGCTCGGCGACCGCATCCCGTCGATCGCCGAGAAGGCCGCCCGGGTGGGGCAGACACGCCTGGTCGCGGAGGACCTCGGCGAACTCGGCTCGGGCGACGACCTGCGCATGCTCGCCACGGGCGTGCGCGAGAAGCTCGGCACGGATGCCGCCGTGGTCGCGCTCACCGCGGTCGTGAAGTCCCGCCCGGTGGCGATCGTCGCGACCAACCCCGCC